One window from the genome of Saimiri boliviensis isolate mSaiBol1 chromosome 2, mSaiBol1.pri, whole genome shotgun sequence encodes:
- the TP53BP1 gene encoding TP53-binding protein 1 isoform X9, whose protein sequence is MSESMVETHDPILGSEKGDSGAAPEMDDKLCLRMKLVSPETEASEESLQFNLEKPATDERKNGSTAVAESVASPQKTMSVFWQENEARSEDTSTTPIRGNLLHFPSSQGEEEKEKLESDHTMRQSQQPMKPISPVKDLVSPASQKVVIQVPSSPQGEAMVTDVLEDHKEGQNTNQENPSKALIERPSQNNIGIQTMECSLKVPETVSAATQTIKIVCEQGTSTVDQNFGKQDATVQTERGSGEKPVSAPGDDTESLHSQGEEEFDMPQPPHGHVLHRHMRTIREVRTLVTRVITDVYYVDGTEVERKVTEETEEPIVECQECETEVSPSQTGGSSGDLGDISSFSSKASSLHRTSSGTSLSAMHSSGSSGRGAGPLKGKTSGTEPADFALPSSRGGPGKLSPRKGVSQTGTPVCEEDGDAGLGIRQGGKAPVTPRGRGRRGRPPSRTTGTRETAVPGPMGIEDISPNLSPDDKSFSRVTPRVSDSTRRTDMGAGALRRSDSPEIPFQAAAGSSEGLDASSPGNSFVGLRVVAKWSSNGYFYSGKITRDVGAGKYKLLFDDGYECDVLGKDILLCDPIPLDTEVTALSEDEYFSAGVVKGHRKESGELYYSIEKEGQRKWYKRMAVILSLEQGNRLREQYGLGPYEAVTPLTKAADISLDNLVEGKRKRRSNISSPATPTASSSSSTTPTRKITESPRASMGVLSGKRKLITSEEERSPAKRGRKSATVKPGAVGAGEFVSPCESGDNTGEPSALEEQRGPLPLNKTLFLGYAFLLTMATTSDKLASRSKLPDGPTGSSEEEEEFLEIPPFNKQYTESQLRAGAGYILEDFNEAQCNTAYQCLLIADQHCRTRKYFLCLASGIPCVSHVWVHDSCHANQLQNYRNYLLPAGYSLEEQRILDWQPRENPFQNLKVLLVSDQQQNFLELWSEILMTGGAASVKQHHSSAHNKDIALGVFDVVVTDPSCPASVLKCAEALQLPVVSQEWVIQCLIVGERIGFKQHPKYKHDYVSH, encoded by the exons TCCCCAGAAGACCATGTCTGTCTTCTGGCAAGAGAATGAGGCTCGAAGCGAGGATACTTCCACCACACCCATCAG GGGGAACTTGCTCCACTTTCCAAGTTCTcaaggagaagaggagaaagaaaaattggagagTGACCATACAATGAGGCAGAGTCAACAGCCCATGAAGCCCATTAGTCCTGTCAAGGACCTTGTTTCTCCTGCTTCCCAGAAGGTGGTCATACAAGTGCCATCCAGTCCTCAAGGAGAAGCAATGGTGACAGATGTGCTAGAAGACCATAAAGAAGGACAGAATACTAATCAGGAAAATCCTAGTAAGGCCTTGATTGAAAGGCCCAGCCAAAATAACATAGGAATCCAAACCATGGAGTGTTCCCTGAAGGTCCCAGAAACTGTTTCAGCAGCAACCCAGACTATAAAGATTGTGTGTGAGCAGGGGACCAGTACAGTGGACCAGAACTTCGGAAAGCAAGATGCCACAGTTCAGACTGAGAGGGGGAGTGGTGAGAAACCAGTCAGTGCTCCTGGGGATGATACAGAGTCGCTCCATAGCCAG GGAGAAGAAGAGTTTgatatgcctcagcctccacatgGCCATGTCTTGCATCGTCACATGAGAACAATCCGGGAAGTACGCACACTTGTCACTCGTGTCATTACAGATGTGTATTATGTGGATGGaacagaagtagaaagaaaagtaaCTGAG GAGACTGAAGAGCCAATTGTAGAGTGTCAGGAGTGTGAAACTGAAGTTTCCCCTTCACAGACTGGGGGCTCCTCAGGTGACCTGGGGGATATCAGCTCCTTCTCCTCCAAGGCATCCAGCTTACACCGCACGTCAAGTGGGACAAGTCTCTCAGCTATGCACAGCAGTGGCAGCTCAGGGAGAGGAGCCGGACCACTCAAAGGGAAAACCAGCGGGACAGAACCCGCAGATTTTGCCTTACCCAGCTCCCGAGGAGGCCCAGGAAAACTGAG TCCTAGAAAAGGGGTCAGTCAGACAGGGACGCCAGTGTGTGAGGAGGATGGCGATGCAGGCCTTGGCATCAGACAGGGAGGGAAGGCTCCAGTCACACCTCGTGGGCGCGGGCGAAGGGGCCGTCCACCTTCTCGGACCACTGGAACCAG AGAAAcagctgtgcctggccccatgggCATAGAGGACATTTCACCTAACTTGTCACCAGATGATAAATCCTTTAGCCGTGTCACGCCCCGAGTGTCAGACTCCACCAGACGAACAGACATGGGTGCTGGTGCTTTGCGTCGTAGCGACTCTCCAGAAATTCCTTTCCAGGCTGCTGCTGGCTCTTCTGAGGGCTTAGATGCCTCCTCTCCAGGGAACAGCTTTGTAGGGCTTCGTGTTGTAGCCAAGTGGTCCTCCAATGGCTATTTTTACTCTGGGAAAATCACACGAGATGTCGGAGCTGGGAAGTATAAATTGCTCTTTGATGATGGGTACGAGTGTGATGTGTTGGGCAAAGACATTCTCTTATGTGACCCCATCCCGCTGGACACTGAAGTCACAGCCCTCTCCGAGGATGAGTATTTCAGTGCAG GAGTGGTGAAAGGACATAGGAAGGAATCTGGGGAATTGTACTACAGCATTGAAAAAGAAGGCCAAAGAAAGTGGTATAAGCGAATGGCTGTCATCCTGTCCTTGGAGCAAGGAAACAGACTGAGAGAGCAGTATGGGCTTGGCCCCTATGAGGCAGTAACACCTCTCACAAAGGCAGCAGATATCAGCTTAG ACAATTTGGTGGAAGGGAAGCGGAAACGGCGCAGTAACATCAGCTCCCCAGCCACCCCTACTGCCTCCAGTAGCAGCAGCACAACCCCTACCCGAAAGATCACAGAAAGTCCCCGTGCCTCCATGGGAGTTCTCTCAGGCAAAAGAAAACTTATCACTTCTGAAGAGGAACGGTCCCCTGCCAAGAGAGGTCGCAAGTCTGCCACTGTAAAACCTG GTGCAGTGGGGGCAGGAGAGTTTGTGAGCCCCTGTGAGAGTGGAGACAACACCGGCGAACCCTCTGCCCTGGAAGAGCAGAGAGGGCCTTTGCCTCTCAACAAGACCTTGTTTCTGGGCTATGCGTTTCTCCTTACCATGGCCACAACCAGTGACAAGTTGGCCAGCCGCTCCAAACTTCCAGATGGTCCTACAGGAAGcagtgaggaagaggagg aaTTTTTAGAAATTCCTCCTTTCAACAAGCAGTACACAGAATCCCAGCTTCGAGCAGGAGCTGGCTATATCCTTGAAGATTTCAATGAAGCCCAG TGTAATACAGCATACCAGTGTCTTCTAATTGCGGATCAGCACTGTCGAACCCGGAAGTACTTCCTGTGCCTTGCCAGTGGGATTCCTTGTGTCTCTCATGTCTGGGTCCATGATAGTTGCCATGCCAACCAGCTCCAGAACTACCGTAATTATCTGTTGCCAGCTGGGTACAGCCTTGAGGAACAAAGAATTCTGGACTG GCAACCCCGTGAAAATCCTTTCCAAAATCTGAAGGTACTCTTGGTGTCAGACCAACAGCAGAACTTCCTGGAGCTCTGGTCTGAGATCCTCATGACTGGTGGTGCAGCCTCTGTGAAGCAGCACCATTCAAGTGCCCATAACAAAG ATATTGCTTTAGGGGTATTTGATGTGGTGGTGACGGACCCCTCGTGCCCAGCCTCGGTGCTGAAATGTGCTGAAGCATTGCAGCTGCCTGTGGTGTCACAAGAGTGGGTGATCCAGTGCCTCATTGTTGGGGAGAGAATTGGATTCAAGCAGCATCCAAAATATAAACACGATTATGTTTCTCACTAA